One part of the Raphanus sativus cultivar WK10039 chromosome 7, ASM80110v3, whole genome shotgun sequence genome encodes these proteins:
- the LOC108817681 gene encoding calvin cycle protein CP12-2, chloroplastic — protein MATIAATSLNFGTQRAVITSEARPVRLAGPVRLNNPWYLCSRTTNRMATVRPVRATPEGVISDKVEKSIKDAEETCAGDPASGECVAAWDEVEELSAAASHARDKKKDSDPLEEYCKDNPETNECRTYDN, from the coding sequence ATGGCAACTATAGCTGCTACTAGTCTTAACTTTGGAACCCAACGAGCCGTCATCACCAGCGAGGCTCGACCAGTTCGTCTCGCAGGTCCGGTCCGTTTAAACAATCCTTGGTATCTTTGTTCAAGAACAACGAACCGGATGGCGACAGTTAGGCCGGTTAGAGCAACGCCAGAAGGAGTGATATCGGATAAAGTTGAGAAGAGCATCAAGGACGCAGAGGAGACTTGTGCTGGCGATCCTGCGAGCGGAGAGTGTGTAGCTGCGTGGGACGAGGTCGAAGAGCTTAGCGCAGCAGCTAGCCACGCTAGAGACAAGAAGAAAGACTCCGACCCTTTGGAGGAATACTGCAAAGACAATCCCGAGACAAACGAGTGTCGTACTTACGACAACTGA
- the LOC108817682 gene encoding probable cytochrome c oxidase subunit 5C-1: protein MAGHKVGHATLKGPSVVKELVIGLALGLAAGGLWKMHHWNEQRKTRAFYDLLERGEISVVHPEE, encoded by the coding sequence ATGGCAGGACACAAGGTTGGGCATGCCACACTTAAGGGCCCGAGTGTGGTGAAGGAATTAGTTATCGGTTTGGCGCTGGGTTTAGCTGCTGGTGGTCTCTGGAAAATGCACCACTGGAACGAGCAGAGGAAAACCAGAGCTTTCTACGACTTGCTCGAGAGAGGCGAGATCAGCGTTGTCCACCCTGAAGAGTGA
- the LOC108814566 gene encoding uncharacterized protein LOC108814566, giving the protein MLQLLIIAWLLIFGTETVVSHQESGEWSCESDSEIQVLADFRPGLITLDGRNDDWKDVDGSEFPLRPALDPDADHEYPAGQMTVKALHDGRDVYFMLEIDGNYAYDKGENKKCPSVALMFQIGDQATYHDMGGCKEGTDSCTSNACKGFEVDIMHFSIGNAIPGRLYGGNPVDNGEGNGGDRFGHLVDIYAWNPHCRYLDGLGPSGNDSSAQNDWHGAWWHSSFTTQSGYVAEDSPYTPDGQKGTYYFEFSRPLRTMDRLQQDVQFTLGSTAKMSVAFWYPMDSKPWHGSGHYTINCDWIPLDISLGSSSGLVASTVKGSSDGTSITAIVMSMISLVVSGFIAYKLFSPKNVAFTPMENDL; this is encoded by the exons ATGCTTCAGCTTCTCATTATAGCGTGGCTTTTGATCTTCGGGACGGAGACGGTCGTGTCGCACCAGGAGTCCGGCGAGTGGAGCTGCGAATCGGACTCGGAGATCCAGGTCTTGGCTGATTTCAGACCGGGGCTCATCACCCTAGATGGTCGCAACGATGACTGGAAGGACGTTGACGGCTCTGAGTTCCCGCTCCGACCCGCACTTGATCCGGACGCCGACCACGAGTATCCCGCCGGGCAGATGACAGTCAAG GCATTGCATGATGGTCGAGATGTTTACTTCATGCTGGAAATTGATGGAAATTACGCTTACGACAAAGG TGAAAACAAGAAGTGTCCTTCAGTGGCTCTCATGTTCCAAATTGGTGATCAAGCTACTTATCATGAT ATGGGTGGTTGTAAAGAAGGGACGGACTCATGTACCAGCAATGCTTGCAAAGGCTTCGAGGTTGATATTATGCATTTCTCCATTGGAAATGCTATTCCAGGACGTCTTTATGGTGGTAATCCAGTAGACAACGGGGAAGGAAATGGAGGTGACAG ATTTGGTCATCTGGTTGACATTTATGCTTGGAATCCACATTGTCGATACCTTGATGGTCTTGGTCCCTCAG GAAATGATTCTAGTGCACAGAACGATTGGCATGGAGCGTGGTGGCACAGCAGCTTCACTACTCAATCAG GGTATGTAGCGGAAGACAGCCCTTACACACCAGATGGCCAGAAAGGAACTTACTATTTCGAGTTTTCAAGGCCCTTGAGGACTATGGACCGTCTCCAACAG GATGTTCAGTTCACGCTTGGCTCAACAGCCAAAATGTCGGTTGCATTCTGGTACCCAATGGACAGCAAACCGTGGCACGGATCAGGGCACTACACGATCAACTGCGATTGGATACCGCTAGATATTTCCTTGGGCTCTTCTTCGGGTCTGGTTGCTTCAACAGTCAAGGGCTCTAGCGATGGAACCAGCATTACTGCCATTGTGATGTCCATGATTTCTCTTGTTGTTTCGGGTTTTATTGCATATAAGTTATTTAGTCCCAAGAACGTTGCATTTACACCCATGGAAAACGATCTCTAG